In one Methanomassiliicoccales archaeon genomic region, the following are encoded:
- a CDS encoding GatB/YqeY domain-containing protein: RLADGEYAKEALPDMFRMLSKGSTIDQAIQELGLESMGEQDASQIIARIVKEREDFVRDKGTGAVGPLMGVVMEELKGKVDGKKANELLRAEISKLLS; this comes from the coding sequence CGCGCCTCGCGGACGGGGAGTACGCCAAGGAAGCGTTACCTGATATGTTCCGCATGCTTTCCAAAGGCTCGACGATCGACCAGGCGATACAGGAACTGGGCCTGGAGAGCATGGGCGAGCAGGATGCCTCGCAGATCATCGCCCGGATCGTGAAGGAGAGAGAGGACTTCGTACGCGATAAGGGAACGGGGGCGGTCGGGCCTCTAATGGGCGTGGTGATGGAGGAGCTCAAGGGCAAGGTGGATGGAAAGAAGGCCAACGAGCTCTTGAGGGCCGAGATATCCAAGCTTCTGAGCTAG